The Juglans microcarpa x Juglans regia isolate MS1-56 chromosome 2S, Jm3101_v1.0, whole genome shotgun sequence genome has a window encoding:
- the LOC121252205 gene encoding putative glycerol-3-phosphate transporter 1 — MGSLSEPNDESNYSKPLGIRFLEYIKGTPLSFKTHQAIVLIVTFLAYASYHATRKTTSIVKSTLDPQSSDFGLKFVPWRASYLQEPPKLSLVSEDGWAPFNGSDGTALLGELDLAFLAVYALGMYFSGHLGDRIDLRIFLTVGMLGTGLFTSLFGVGYWGNIHSFYYFLIVQMLAGLFQSTGWPSVVAVVGNWFGKSKRGLIMGIWNAHTSVGNITGSLVASALLSYGWGWSFVVPGLMIAFLGVVVFLILPVNPESVGAQGEGDEFHPPKKLDEGAAQPLLNSETVAKERAVGFIEAWKIPGVAPFALCLFFAKLVAYTFLYWLPFYISHTAIDGKYLSSTTAGNLSTLFDVGGVLGGILAGHISDRLDARAITAASFMYCAIPALFFYRSYGHISLTINIVLMFITGIFVNGPYALITTAVSADLGTHNSLEGNSRALATVTAIIDGTGSVGAAIGPLLTGYISSTSWSAVFIMLMAAALIAGLLLTRLVIAEVASKLEESRSHGGPASRPAHEV; from the exons ATGGGTTCATTGTCAGAACCAAACGATGAGAGCAACTATAGCAAGCCCCTCGGAATCAGGTTCTTGGAGTACATAAAGGGAACCCCCCTTTCCTTCAAAACCCACCAAGCAATTGTTTTGATTGTAACATTTTTGGCATACGCAAGCTACCATGCCACTCGAAAAACTACAAGCATAGTTAAGAGTACCCTTGATCCTCAGTCATCagattttggattgaagttCGTACCATGGAGGGCATCTTACTTGCAGGAACCGCCTAAGCTTTCCCTGGTGTCTGAGGATGGTTGGGCTCCATTTAATGGATCAGATGGGACAGCCTTGCTTGGAGAACTTGATCTCGCTTTCCTCGCAGTTTATGCTCTGGGAATGTACTTCTCTGGACATTTGGGTGATAGAATTGATTTAAGGATCTTCTTAACAGTGGGAATGCTGGGAACTGGTTTGTTTACTTCTCTTTTTGGCGTTGGTTACTGGGGAAACATACACAGTTTTTACTACTTTTTGATAGTCCAAATGCTTGCCGGTTTGTTCCAATCGACTGGATGGCCTTCAGTGGTTGCTGTGGTTGGTAACTGgtttggaaagagcaagaggggGTTAATTATGGGTATATGGAATGCTCACACTTCAGTTGGGAACATTACAGGTTCCCTGGTTGCTTCTGCCCTATTGAGCTACGGATGGGGATGGTCCTTTGTTGTGCCCGGTCTCATGATTGCTTTCCTTGGTGTGGTCGTTTTTCTCATATTGCCTGTTAATCCTGAATCTGTTGGAGCTCAGGGAGAAGGTGACGAGTTTCATCCTCCCAAGAAACTTGATGAGGGAGCAGCACAACCTTTGTTAAACTCAGAGACAGTGGCTAAAGAGAGAGCTGTGGGTTTCATAGAAGCATGGAAAATACCAGGAGTTGCTCCTTTCGCTCTTTGCCTCTTCTTTGCAAAATTGGTTGCTTATACATTTCTTTACTGGCTTCCGTTCTACATTAGTCACACAG CTATTGATGGCAAGTATTTATCAAGCACAACAGCTGGAAACTTGTCAACATTGTTTGATGTTGGTGGAGTGCTTGGAGGAATTCTAGCTGGCCACATTTCTGATCGTTTAGATGCCAGAGCAATAACAGCCGCAAGTTTCATGTACTGTGCTATCCCTGCTCTCTTCTTCTATCGAAGCTATGGACACATTTCCTTAACCATAAATATTGTTCTGATGTTCATCACTGGCATCTTTGTGAATGGACCTTATGCTCTAATAACAACAGCCGTTTCAGCCGACTTGGGTACCCATAATTCATTGGAAGGGAACTCCCGAGCACTGGCAACTGTGACAGCAATTATCGATGGCACAGGCTCTGTTGGGGCTGCCATTGGACCCCTATTGACAGGCTATATTTCTTCCACGAGTTGGAGTGCAGTTTTCATAATGTTGATGGCTGCAGCTCTAATTGCAGGGCTGCTTCTAACCAGGCTAGTCATAGCCGAGGTGGCTTCAAAGCTAGAGGAATCGAGGTCGCATGGAGGGCCTGCATCAAGACCTGCACATGAAGTGTaa